Genomic segment of Malus domestica chromosome 15, GDT2T_hap1:
ccGATAAGAGTCGTTGATAAACGgcaaaaaatgattaaaatcgTTTATAAATGACCAAAAACGACGGGAACCGCTCGGAAGCGGCGAAAAACGACGTGTATCGTTTGGAATCGGCGGAAAACGAAGAGACTCGGTCCGAGTCGGGGGGCGAGCTTACCTTTGTGTGAAGGGAGAGGATAAGGCGAGAGAGAGAACAATGAGAGAGATAAGCCTTTGGGTCGTTTGCTTTGGTTGGTGCGGTGTGCGAGTGTGTGTAAAATTTGCCCCTGGGGTGTGAAGGGATAGGAAGGGAAGGCCCGTGgcgcaaaaataaaaatgaaaaaaaggcggaaaattaaattttgatttgttgGAAGGATTGAAGTCCGGGTTTGGGCGGGATTTCAAAATATTTGTCCCACGTCATGCATCCGCGTCATGGGCGTCGATTGGTTGGGGTGTATTTGCTTGGATCTCGCTTGTGCTTCCTTGTGTTTCTTTGTTCTATTTCTGCTGGCGGTACACTGGAAACCGGTGGGAAAAGGGGCACACGTGGAGGATGTGTGCGTGGGTCATGGTTGGCACGTGCGGATATTATTGGCGAAATTACAAATTTGGGGTTTGGGCGCGTCTAGATGGTTGTTGGGGTTGTGGTAAAATTTGGTGCACAATACTTCTGTACTGCTTTGGGGGTATATATGTCAATTGGTTTACTAATAACAATATTTTttccctttatttattttttcctttttcttttgtttttatattatttaaattaaaaggATGGAGGAGTAGGCTAAGTATcaaaataatgtggtttaaatttacttTTTGCTACAATCGAATacaagacctcttacttacaaataaaaaggaGTAGGCTAAGTATCAAaatcataatactaaataacttcctttttttaattatatcaaatttgatatgaaaatgtattcaattagaatttttaggaattttaataaataactcTTTGGAATGATTTTATGAAATATGTCAATTTTACTCTCATATGTGGCACAAACGTGATAATTTCCACAACAAACTAACGGTGTTATGGATATTCTCATATTGCAACAACTAGAAAACTAAATGATCAAATTCGATACAAAAAAAATACAGCgaacaaaattgaaatttcgGCTTGAATACTAAGTTTTACTTAATTTTACAAATATTTTAGATATTAGATTTAATTATCAGAAATGTTCAAATCTCTTATTTTGTATTAACAGAAAAGTTCAACTACGAGAACTAAAACTCTCTTATTTTGTATTAACAGAAAAGTTCAACCACAAGAACTAAAAACTCATGAATTTATCAGATTTTCGCAAAATTGGGCTTTATTTGATTGGAACATTGTCGAACAATTTATCCCCAACAGGTCCAATTGAATCGGGGTTACCCAATACCCAGGCCCACTGGAGTTTTAGACTTGGGTCTCTAGCAACTGACCCGGTAAAGGAAACAATCAGACATGGGAGAGGTAATAGAAACCCTACCGGAGCACCGGAGCTTGTTAGCAGCTCCGATTGTATTCATTATCGTCGTCGCTTTCCAATTCTTCTCCAGGTGGCTAGAGCAGTTAAAGAAGGTAATTTGCTCAACGATTTTTCACTTGCATTCAAACAATTTACCCGTAATTTGGTGCGAATTTAAGCTCTTAATCATTTGTTTGATGCTTTAACTGCAATTGTTGTGAAATTAAAACTATATTTTGGGTGATTTTTTGTGTTGGCAGGGAGTGAAGAGTGCTACGGCAACCCGATTGCGGGGAGAAATTAAAGACATCTTAAAGGAGGCAAGCTACTCGTCGCAGTGAGTGATTTTTATTGGTCAATCATAATTTTCCCCAATTTTTCAaaaggaattttatttttttggattggCAGAATTGTTTTGATGCTTGCAAGTTGCAGCTACGCATTGTTTTAGCTTTACAGTAGTAGGCGATAGTTTGGATTCTTAGCAGTTGTGTGATCTTCGTTTCGTTTGAATCCAGGCCGTCGACATTTGCGCAAGCCGCGTAACTTCGGAGGATTGCATCTGCTAAGGAGAAAGAACTTGCAAATTGCACTAGTTTGCAACTCCATCCTTTCAATTATGTTTTTATTCTGATCATATATACAATTACATACCTGCATTCTTGGGGCACATGTATATATCCATATATCGTCACAGAGGGTAACTATATGCAATATGCTTGGGATCAAAGTTGTGTTTGTATAGTAACATATACACTTTACAGCTACGATGTTTTTAAGCGAAGGGTTGAATGGCTAATAAAGTTTATGCAGTTTTCAATGCCATATTATTTCCATGTATTTAcaataaccattttgttttcgaccattaatttattttattttcaatcatAAGAATCTTGTGTAGTTGTTATGAGTTGATTGTACGTAACAGGTACTTAGGTAAGCCTGACCCACCAGGTGAAAGATTCTAACAGTGGTACCTGCCTTCCAGATCAAGAGTTACATGGCAAGGAGATAAAACTTTCATACGACGTGTATCTGAGAATTTTGTTCATCTTAAAGGTAGGTCTCAGTGTTTTAGATTTTGAGAGTCTTTATTAGCTTATTCtgataaaaaagaaattatttcAGAACAAGGGTTCTTAATAGATATATTTGGTTGTCCATTTAGGTCTTAACATATGTTGTGCTGGTTTGCTGGTTTTGGAGGGTTCCTGTTGGGTCCATATCGCAACAACTTGTGCAACCATTTGGTAATGCGTTCTTGTTCCGAATATACTGCCCAAGTCCCCTCTTCTTTCTGTTTGGCTATTTTTAGACTGAGCATTGAGACAGTAAAATCTATAAAATGATAGAAGTTCTGATTTGTATATCTTGTTGCTGTGCAGGGAAGATGATATCATGGAGGGCTGGAGGAGTTGTAAACGAAAATGTTATGGTAAATAAAGTTGGGATTACTTTTGATTGTTAATTCTCATATCGTTTAGGTGCCATATTGTGTTCTTGTAAGCAACTAAATGATGTAAACAACACTAGGTACAATGTTACTTCCGTGTGTTGAACGCTGCTGATGTTTGCATATTACTTATCTTGGGTCCGAAAGAACAGAGATGGTCTTTGATTTGCATGCGATATAAATCATCTTAAATAAAGTTTTGAACATTGCTTCTGATTCTTTTCTTATGTGGTTCTGCAGGTAGGAATAATTCCTTGGTTGATATTATCTACCAGGGTCAGCAAGTTCATATGTCGACTTGCCAAGTTCTAGAGGTTAGATGATTTCTGTCCTGTCAAGTTTTTGTACACATGTTAACGTGGTTTTGTTTTGACTATTACTTCACGATATCTTTAGTCATGAACTTAGGATTGTTACCTGCTCATTTAATTTGTATCAGTGATGTGCATTACTGTTTTGGTCGTCTGTGTAGCTTGAGTTTATTGTTTATCTTAAAAAACTAACCTCTTGAAAAACCCATTCTTTGAagttatttattaaaatccAGCAAAATAGTGTGATgctttttgtgtttggtaatcAAATGCCTATGCGATCACCGTCAACCATGCCCATGATGGAATTAAGAGTGGATCCaagagaaaataaagaaatatgaTACTTGGAGCTCAAGACTTCAATGCGAACTCAAACTCACAAAAGAGAAGAAAGGTATGACAAATATTATTTATTCTCTAGTACAATTGACATGAACGCTCTTAATTAATTGAGCGCTGTGCCAATTGTTCATATCGCATTGAAAGTATGACGCGGGTAATCCCATGGTAACATGCATCTCATGTACTTGAATAAAAAAGAACGAGGAAATTTATGCCTGAACATTATTCTTGGCACATCTAATACTAGTATTTTGACGACCGGAATATTCATAGATTTAGCCAAGGCAAAGAAGAAAAGGCATCCTAGCACACAAGTAGCGATGGCAAGTCCTGGCGAACGACCACTCAGTACCACATATGTGCCGGTAATGAATGCAACCACCATTGCCATTAAGGCAAACAAAGTAAAGGATAACGCGTTGTGGAAATTTTTCTGCAATTTTCCGGTCAGACTTGTGTAATTCCTGCAAAAAAGGAGCACCATGACAGAACAACTAGACATA
This window contains:
- the LOC103401013 gene encoding protein GET1-like is translated as VSLTHQVKDSNSGTCLPDQELHGKEIKLSYDVYLRILFILKVLTYVVLVCWFWRVPVGSISQQLVQPFGKMISWRAGGVVNENVMVGIIPWLILSTRVSKFICRLAKF